The DNA region TCATGCCCGCCGGACCGGCCCGCATCGGCCCGCGCAGGCCCGCCGTACCGAAGTGGAGCCGGTCGGCGAAGCGGTCGCCCAGCGCGTCGAGATCGTCGGCGGCGAGTAGCTCCGCGAGCTCCGCGCGGGTCCGGGGATCGGGGTCGTCCGCGAGCCACCGCCGGGCGCGGGCCCGTAGTTCGGTCGCCGCGGGGTCGGTCACAGCCGGCTCACGACCGCCGCGAGGAGAGTGCCCATCGCGCTGGCCGCAGCCCGCCCGGCCTCGAGCACCTCGAGGTGGTTGAGTGGTTCGCCGGTGATGCCGGCGGCGAGATTGGTGACCAGGGAGATTCCCAGCACCTCGGCCCCGGCGGCACGGGCCGCGATCGCCTCCAGTGCCGTCGACATGCCGACGAGATCGGCACCCATCGTGCGCAGCATCCGGATCTCGGCCGGCGTCTCGAAGTGCGGTCCGGGCAATGCGGCGTAGATGCCGTCCGCGAGGTCGGGATCCACCTCGCGGGCGAGCGACCGCAGCCGGGCGGAGTAGAGGTCGGTCAGGTCGACGAACTGCGGGCCGACCAGAGGTGAGCGGCCGGTGAGGTTGAGGTGGTCGCTGACCAGCACCGGCTGGCCGACCCGCATCGTCTCGCGCAGGCCGCCGGCGGCGTTGGTCAAGACGATCACGCGGGCGCCGGCGGCCGCCGCCGTCCGTACGCCGTGCACGACCGAGGCGACCCCGTGGCCCTCGTAGAGGTGGGTCCGGCCGAGCAGCACCAGCACCCGGCGGCCACCGACCGGGACCGACCGGGCCAGCCCGACGTGCCCGGCGACGGTCGGCGGGACGAAACCGGTCAGGTCGCTCACCGGCACCTCGGCGTCCGCCGTACCCACGGCGTCGGCGGCCGGTGCCCAGCCGGACCCGAGGATGATCGCGGCGTCGTGGCGGGCGACGCCAGTTCGCGCGGCCAGATCGGCCGCGGCCTGCGCGGCGAGGTCCTCAGCTGCGATGGTCGGATCGCTGTGGGTCACGGCGCGTGAGCGTACGCCGCACCCGGGTCAGCCCGCCGCGAACGTGCCGAGCGCCTTGTTGAAGACCGGGAACGTCGCCGCGTAGCGCTGCTCCGGAGCCGAGACGTAGACGCCGTAGCTGCCGCTTCCGGTGTCGAAGGACCGATAGCGCACGTGCCGGATCACGCCGTTCTTGCTGTAGGTGAACTCCCAGTCCGCGGCCTGATAGCCGCGATAGGTGACCGGTTCGATCCGGACCCGGTGGTAGTCGCTGTGCGAGGCGGCGAAGTCCCGCTCGGCGGCGTAGAACCCGTTGACCGGTGCGCTCGCGGAGTGCGGACCGCTGATCAGCCGGAGGAACCGGTCGCCCGCCGGCGCGCGCAGGTCGACGACGCCAGGCCGCTTCGCGCTCGGCTGCCAGCCCTGCGGTACGGCGACGTGGAACCCCGCGTCGTCGTTGTAGGTGGTGTAACCGGCCGGGTTACCGGTCGAGTTGTGCGACTTGCCGCCGGAGGATTTGCTCTTCGTCGGGTTGGGTGGCGCCGTCGGCGTGGTGGAGCCGGCCTGCTGGTGCGCGGTCAGCCGCCCGCTGAGCCAGAAGCCGCCGTAGACCGTCGCCGCGCAGAGGACCAGCACGATCAGCAGCGCGGCGGCGGTGCGCTTGCCGCGCCGCCGGGGGGCTGCCTGCTCGGTGGGGGTGATCCCGCCGAGCGCCGGCCACGCGGCCGTGTCCTGCTCGTCGTCCGCCGTGTCGAGGAACCCGTCGGCGGGCGTCGCGCCGTCGTGGCCGGTGGCGCGGTCCGCGTCGACGTCGTCCGGTCGGTTTGCGGGATTTTCGTCGACGAACGGGGTCAACACAGTGGGGTCGGCGTCCGGTTCGGTCCCGCGCTCCTCGGCCCGCACGACGTCGAGCAGCATCCGGCGCGCGGGAATCGTTCCGAGCCGGGAGGCGGGGTCCTTCGCGAGCAGGCCGTCGATCACCGGTCCCAGTGGTCCGGCATTCTCGGTCATCGGCGTCGGGTCGGAGACCACCGAATGCAGGGTGGCCATCGCGTCGCCGGACTCGAACGGGGGACGGCCCTCGAGGGCGGTGAACAATGTCGCGCCCAGCGCCCACAGGTCGGCGGGCGGCCCGCTCTGGCCGCCCTGGACGACCTCGGGCGGGATGTAGGACGGCGAGCCGACGATCATGCCGGTGCCGGTGATCGTGCTGTCGTCGGTGCCCCGGGCGATCCCGAAGTCGGACAGCTTCACCCGGCCGTCGTCGGTCAGCAGGATGTTGCTCGGCTTGACGTCACGGTGGGTGATCCCGGCGTCGTGCGCCGCCTCGAGCGCGCCGAGCATCGCGAGGCCGATCGTCGCGACCCGGCGCGGTTGCAGCGGGCCATCCCGCCGGACGACCTCGGCGAGGCTGCGGGACGGGACGAGCTCCATGACCACCCAGGGCCTGGTGTCCTCGTCGATGACGTCGAACAGCGTGACGACGTTGGGGTGGTCGAGGCGGGCGATCGCCCGGGCCTCGCGCAGCGTGCGCTGGTAGGCCACCTCCCGCTCGTGCGCCGGCATACCGCGGGGGAGAACGACCTCCTTCACGGCCACCGGGCGGTCGAGGAGGTCGTCGTGCGCATCCCAGACGGTGCCCATCGCCCCGCGTCCGAGCGGTGGGCCGAGCCGGTAGCGGCCGGCGATGACCCGCGCGCCGGGGTCCGGGGAGGCCCCCTCCGACTGCAAGCGGTCGGGGGCGATATCCGGGCGCGCGGATCCTGCGCCGGGGTACGGAGTAGTCATCGGGCCCTTTCCTACCCCACTGTCCGGACCTCTATCGGTCCGGGACGCGGGAGTCGCCTACTCTTCGGTTATGGTGCGCGAGCCGCAGGCGCACGGGGACGCGCCCCGACACGCCGAGTCCGGATTCGACATCGCACCGGTCTACCGCCCGGACGATGTCGAGCCTGGGCTGCCTGAACGGCTGGGTGAACCGGGAGAATACCCGTTCACGCGCGGGGTGTATCCGTCGATGTACACCCACCGGCCGTGGACGATGCGTCAGTACGCCGGTTTCGGCACCGCGCGGGAGTCCAACCAGCGTTACCACCAGTTACTTCGGGCCGGCACGACCGGACTGTCGGTCGCGTTCGACCTACCTACCCAGATGGGCTTCGACTCCGACGACCCGATCGCTGCGGGTGAGGTCGGCAAGGTCGGCGTGGCGATCGACTCGATCGACGACATGCGCATGCTCTTCGACGGGATCCCGCTCGGCGACGTGTCGACGTCGATGACGATCAACGCGCCGGCGTCATTGTTGTTACTGCTCTACCAATTGGTCGCCGAGGAACAGGGTGTCCCCGCGGACGCGCTGCGGGGTACCGCACAAAACGACGTGCTCAAGGAGTACATCGCGCGGGGAACCTACATCTATCCGCCGGCGCATTCGTTGCGGCTGGTCACCGACACCTTCTCCTACTGCCGGGCCGAGGTTCCCCGCTGGAACACGATCTCGATCTCCGGCTACCACATGGCCGAGGCCGGAGCGACGCCCGCGCAGGAGATCGCCTTCACCCTCGCCAACGGCATCGAATACGTCCGGGCCGCGATCCGCGCCGGCATGGCGGTCGATGAATTCGCTGCCCGGCTGTCGTTTTTCTTCGTCGCCCGGACCAGCATTCTGGAGGAGGTGGCGAAGTTCCGCGCCGCCCGGCGCATTTGGGCGCAGGTCATGCGCGACGACTTCGGCGCCCAGGACCCCAAGTCCTTGATGCTGCGCTTCCACACTCAGACGGCCGGCGTACAGCTCACCGCGCAGCAGCCCGAGGTCAACATGGTGCGGGTCGCGGTGCAGGCGCTGGGCGCGGTCTTCGGTGGCACGCAGTCGCTGCACACCAACGCCTTCGACGAGGCGATCGCGCTGCCGACGGAGAAGGCCGCCCGGCTCGCGCTGCGTACCCAGCAGGTTCTGGCCTACGAGACCGATGCGACCGCCACCGTCGACCCGTTCGCCGGCTCCTATGCGGTGGAGGCGATGACCGACGAAGTCGAGGCGGCGACGCGGGCACTGATGGCACAGGTCGCGGAGATGGGCGGTGCGGTCGAGGCGATCGAGGCCGGGTTCCAGAAGTCGCAGATCGAGCAGTCCGCGTACACCGTCGCGCGCGGCATCGAGGACGGATCGCGCACCGTGGTCGGCGTCAACCGCTTCACCGTCGAGGGCGAGGAGCGCTACGAGCCGCTGCGTGTCGACCCGGCGATCGAACACGAGCAGCGGGAACGCCTGCAGACGCTGCGGGCGGCGCGGGACGAGGCCGCCGTACGCCGGGGGCTGGATGCCGTACGTGCGGCCGGGAAGGGCACCGACAACGTGCTCTATCCGATGAAGGAGGCGCTGGCCGCACGCGCGACGGTCGGCGAGGTCTGCAACGCCCTCCGCGACGTGTGGGGCACCTACGTGCCACCCGACAACTTCTGACGCCCGCCCGCATGCCCGCCGCCCAAAACGCACTCCTAGTGCGTTTTGGTCGCGGGGTCGGCGGCGGGGCGTTCCGGAGCGCTGCATCGAATAACCGGTTGAATCCGCGGCCACCAGGCTTCTAACGTCGGGCCCGCCGACCCCGTCGGATGGACCATCCCTGCTGCCTCACCGCGGCAGGCGCGATGTTCGGCGGGGCGGCGCCATCGTCGCGCCACGGAGGTCGTCGTGGAAGATCCAGGGCTTTTGCTCGAGCCGCATGCCGACAAGGCCACGCTCATCGACGCCGTCTCCGATCCCGACCCTGCGGTGCGGTTCCGTGCGTGCCGGCTGCTTGATCACCACGAGCTCGACCGGTCGGTCGCGACGCGGATGCTCGCCGCCCTGCAGGATCCGAACAAGAAGGTCCGGCACGCCGCTCTGCACACGCTCGGCTGTGAGCCCTGCAAGCCCGACGGTGGCGAGTGTTTCCCGGTCGACGTGGCCGGCGTGACCGTCGACGTACTGCGCAACGACCGCAGCCTTCGGGTCCGGCGCAGCCGCCGCGGCGATGATGTGGCAGCGGCCGATGGAGCCGCGGGTACGCCGCGCCTTCCGCCGGGTACTGCGCGACGAGACCGATCCCGAGCTCCGGTCGAAGGCGGAGCGGGCCCTTGCCTACGACCGACACTGCCGTGCCTCGGAGGGTGAGTAGCGTCGCAGTGTGTCCCCGTCCGAGCGCCCCGGGCAGCAGAGCGAAGTTCCCGGCCCGGTCACCGATGCCCGGCAGCGGGCTCTGATCGATCAGGCAGTGGTCGCCGTCAATGACGACGACCGGATTCTCGCGGCCTGGTTAGGCGGTAGCTACGCGTCCGGAGAGGCCGACGCCTACAGCGACGTCGACCTACATTGCCTGGTCGTCGATGACAGCGCGGGCTGGTTCACCGATCACTGGTCGGAGACCGCCGCCGCGATCGCCGGGCCACTGGTCCTCGCCAGCAATCTGCCCGGCGTGATCGGCGGCTATGCACTCACCTCCGACTGGGTACACCTTGACCTGATCATCCACCCGGCCTCGATGCTCGAGCGGACGGACGTGGAAGGAGTGAAGCCTCTCTACGACCCGACCAGGGTCGTCCCGGTGCAGGCCGAGCGGTCGGATGCCACCCGACAGGGTGACCCCTACTTCCCGGCTGCGGCGGTAGACCTGTTCTTCTACTTCCTTGGCAACCTGGTCGTGACTCTCGGTCGCGGTGAGCTCATCGTTGCGCACGGCGGGATCGTCGCGGTGCGTGCCGGGCTGATCGACCTCATGCTGGCCGAACGCGGGATTCGACGCACCGGAGGCGGCAAACGGCTCAACCCATACCTGGACGCCGATCAACGCGCATTCCTGGAATCCATTCCTGGCGCCGACGTCACCAGAGACCAGATCGCTCACGCGGTCCAGTTCATTGCGTGCGAGTTCATCCGGCGCGGCAGAGCCCTCGCCGCACGTACCGGGTCGATCTGGCCCATGGGTCTCGAGGACGCCACCATCACCCACCTGCAACGCCATCTGGGCATCGACTTTCGAGCAGGACCGGTAGCCGAATCGTAGAGCGATGGGTGGCCTCAGGACGGGGTCGACGTCGCGACGTACAGAAGCGAGTCGTGCCACTGCCCCCGGATCTGAATATGGTCGCGAAGAAGGACTTCCTTGACCATGCCGATCTTCTCCAGGACCCGCGCCGACGCGATGTTCTCCGGCCGGCACGTGGCCTGGACACGGTGTAGTCCGAGCGTCGAGAACGCGAAGTGCAGGATCGCTGCTGCCGCCTCCGATGCGTAGCCCTGACCCCAGTGGTCGGGCCGGACGACGTAGCCCATCGCGGCAGCGTCCGCTCGCCGCGCAAACAGGGCTACGGAGCCGAACGGGGCGCCGCCCGCTTCGGTCAACGCGAGCGTGTACGTCGTGCGCGGGCGAGTTTGCTGATCCCGCACGCAGGTGTCGAGGAATTCCCGGGTGTCCTCGGGCCGATTCGGACCCCACTCGACGAACTTCGCGACGCGAGGATCCGACGCGTAGGCGTGCACGGCAGCAAAGTCATCCAGGCCGTATTCGCGAAGAATCAAGCGTTCGGTGTGAAGCTTCACCGAGTCAACCTGCGGTGTTCACCACGCAGAAGAGCGTGCCGCCGGGGTCGGCCAGCACGACGAAGTCGGCATCGGGTGGATAGGACCACTCCGCCCGCCGTGCGCCGAGTGACAGCAGTCGTTCGACCTCCGCGTCCGACTCGGCCGGGCTGTCCACCCAGAGGTCCAGATGCGTCCGGTCATCCTCATCCAGCAGGATGATCGGCGCCTGACTGTTCGTGGGCGGCTTGAGGAGCTCTTCCCGGCCGGCGTTCGAGTAGTCGAGCGCGGCCCGCCAGAATTCGGCTGACCGGCTGACGTCGAAAACGTTCAGCACCACACCACCGAGACGCAACATCGCACGAGTATGCCAGCCAGTCGGCGCCGGCCTGACGCTACGGCCCGCGCGGAGATATATGTGGCGACCGGGCACCGGCCGGGCCTACTGTGCGCCGGTGACCGCAGAGCGGATCGATAGCCGGGCCTGCGGATCGGATGCCTTGGTCGCCGAGATCGTGGAGTGCTTCGCCCTCCCGCGACCGGCGGGGTGGCGCGATCTGGGTGGCAGCTGGACGACCAATCTGCTACTCGACTGCCCCGAAGGGCCGTTGGTCGCCCGGGTGTACCAGGGCGGTACGTTGCCGCCGCGGTTGTCCGCCGTACAGGCGGCCCGCCGGGCCGTGGCGGCGGCAGGAATTCCCACTCCCCAGCCCATTTCGGCGGTCGACGGCCGGAGCCTCGCGACCCTTCGCTGCGGTCGGTTGGTCGAGGTCGAGGCCTACGTGCGCTGGAACGAGCGGATGAACACCGTCCCGTTGCTGCAGCGTGGTTTCGCGGTGCTCGCGCAGGTGCACGACATCCTGCGCACCGCGCCGCTGCCGTCGGCGGCCCGCACGACCTGCAACGCCAACCATGTCTTCTCGGCGGAAGCGTCGGCCGCGAGCCGTCGGGGATCGGAGCGTATCCGCGGCTGGAGCGACCCGGCATTGTCGGAGTTCGCCGATCAGGTCGTCCGGCACGTCGATGTCGTCACCGCGGCCGAGGAACCGTTGCGGGACCAGCAGCTGTGCCAGGTAGTCCACGGAGATTTCTGGGACAACAACGTGCTCTTTGCCGACGGTCTGCTGGTCGCCGTACTCGACTTCGACTTCATGGCCGAGCGGCCGCGGGTCGACGATCTCGCCTTGGCGATGTGGTTCTTCCTGCTGGAACCGGCGAAAGGGCTGCCTGGGGAGGTCGAACGCGCGCAGTTGCGGGCATTCGTCGATGCGTACGACGACGCGGCCGCCGTGTCACTGTCGCCCGAGGAGCGCACCGCTCTACCGCTGGCCATCGCACGACAGCCGGCCTGGTCGGTCGGCCGGTGGGTCGTGGAACTGGACGAGGACGACGCCGTACGCCACGCGAGGGATGCCGCGGCCGAGCTACCGGTCGCCCAGGCGATCATCGAGGACCTGCCGCTGTGGCAGCGCGCACTCGGACCGCGCGACCAATAGGAAAGGAGCGGGCCATGGCCTTCGACGACCGGGTGAAGGGACTCCTCGACGGGCGCAGCTTCGCGGTGCTCGCGACCCTGAATCCGGACGGCACGCCCCAGACCTCGGTGATCTGGGTCGCCCGGGACGGCGACGCGCTGATCTTCACCACCCACGACCACCGGCAGAAGGCGCGCAACCTGCGTCGGGACCCGCGGGCCTCGGTGACCGTGTTTCCACCGGACGACCCGTACCGGACCGCCAATATCCGCGGCACGGTCGAACTGATCGACGATCCCGACCGCGCCCTGTCTGTCACGCTGACGAGACGCTATCTGGGCCAGGACCCGCCGGCCGACCCGCCGGGCTCGAACCGGCTCATCGGCCGGCTCACTCCGGAACACATCAGTGGGTTCTCGGCCTGACCCGAGTCCAGAGGGTCGCGCCGCGAGCGAGCCCCTGGACACAACCCACTACTAGTGGGTTGTGTACGGCGCCCGCGGCGTGTCGCGGCCCAAAACCTACTACTAGTGGGTTTTGTCCAGGGTGCCACCGGCGCGAGCGGTCACGCGGGGTGGCTGTTGATGTTGAGGACGCTGCCGTCGGGCGTACGGACGAAGAACCGGCGGAGCCCCCACGGCTCGTCGGTCAGCGGGTGGACGATCTCGTAGCCCCGCTCACGGGCGCCGGCGTACGCCGCGTCGACGTCATCGACGGCGATCGAGGCCACCGGGTTCTCCGGAGCGGTCGCGTCGCGGGTGACCACCTGCAGCTCGGCCCGTCCGTCGGGTGTTTGGAAACGGGCGACCCAGCCAAGGTTCATTTCCTCCGTGCTGAGGCCGAGAAAGTCGGAGTAGAACTCGCGCGCCGCGTCGATGTCGGCCACGGGAAGGTTGACCATCACCTTGGTCGCTCGCATGTCACGCTCCTCACGGATGGACCCGACGTACGCCGGTCAGGCTACGGCGCCGGGGCCATCGGGAGTGAAGTCACCTCATCCGCCCCATGGGTCGCAGTGGCCTCGTCGGACCGTCCGGCTGCGCAATCTCGAGCATTGACAAAAGAAACCGCGCAGAACACCATGCTCGAGTATGAGCATTCGCGCCAAGCTCCGCACCACACCCGGCTCGATGATCTGCGGCGGACGACGGCGTCGAGTGGTGTTCACGGTGCTGCTCGCGGCGGTGACGGCTGCAGGGTTCTGTGTCCCGGTCGCCGCCGCCGGCGCGGCGGACGCTCCCAGCCATACCGTCGTGGTGGCGCCGAACGGCGATGACGGCGCCGCCGGGACGGCGTCCCATCCGGTTGCCACCGTCGCGGAGGCCCTGCACCGGCTGCCCGCGGGCGGCACGGTCCTGCTCCGGGCGGGCCACTATGCCCAGCGGATCGCACTGGGTAGCGCGGCGCATGACCTGACGATCGGGGCCTTCGGCCACGAGCACGCGATTCTGGACGGCAGTGGGATGAAGCCCCCGGCCGGTCGTTCGGCCATGGTCATGATCGACGGCAGCAGCCGGATCACCGTGTCCGGCCTCGACATCACCGGATATGACACCGTCGGACTCCAAGCGGTGCCGATCGGGATCTACGTGCACGGCGGCGCATCACACATCACGCTGTCGGGCGATCACGTCCACT from Mycobacteriales bacterium includes:
- a CDS encoding purine-nucleoside phosphorylase, with the protein product MTHSDPTIAAEDLAAQAAADLAARTGVARHDAAIILGSGWAPAADAVGTADAEVPVSDLTGFVPPTVAGHVGLARSVPVGGRRVLVLLGRTHLYEGHGVASVVHGVRTAAAAGARVIVLTNAAGGLRETMRVGQPVLVSDHLNLTGRSPLVGPQFVDLTDLYSARLRSLAREVDPDLADGIYAALPGPHFETPAEIRMLRTMGADLVGMSTALEAIAARAAGAEVLGISLVTNLAAGITGEPLNHLEVLEAGRAAASAMGTLLAAVVSRL
- a CDS encoding serine/threonine-protein kinase, with product MTTPYPGAGSARPDIAPDRLQSEGASPDPGARVIAGRYRLGPPLGRGAMGTVWDAHDDLLDRPVAVKEVVLPRGMPAHEREVAYQRTLREARAIARLDHPNVVTLFDVIDEDTRPWVVMELVPSRSLAEVVRRDGPLQPRRVATIGLAMLGALEAAHDAGITHRDVKPSNILLTDDGRVKLSDFGIARGTDDSTITGTGMIVGSPSYIPPEVVQGGQSGPPADLWALGATLFTALEGRPPFESGDAMATLHSVVSDPTPMTENAGPLGPVIDGLLAKDPASRLGTIPARRMLLDVVRAEERGTEPDADPTVLTPFVDENPANRPDDVDADRATGHDGATPADGFLDTADDEQDTAAWPALGGITPTEQAAPRRRGKRTAAALLIVLVLCAATVYGGFWLSGRLTAHQQAGSTTPTAPPNPTKSKSSGGKSHNSTGNPAGYTTYNDDAGFHVAVPQGWQPSAKRPGVVDLRAPAGDRFLRLISGPHSASAPVNGFYAAERDFAASHSDYHRVRIEPVTYRGYQAADWEFTYSKNGVIRHVRYRSFDTGSGSYGVYVSAPEQRYAATFPVFNKALGTFAAG
- a CDS encoding methylmalonyl-CoA mutase family protein; the encoded protein is MVREPQAHGDAPRHAESGFDIAPVYRPDDVEPGLPERLGEPGEYPFTRGVYPSMYTHRPWTMRQYAGFGTARESNQRYHQLLRAGTTGLSVAFDLPTQMGFDSDDPIAAGEVGKVGVAIDSIDDMRMLFDGIPLGDVSTSMTINAPASLLLLLYQLVAEEQGVPADALRGTAQNDVLKEYIARGTYIYPPAHSLRLVTDTFSYCRAEVPRWNTISISGYHMAEAGATPAQEIAFTLANGIEYVRAAIRAGMAVDEFAARLSFFFVARTSILEEVAKFRAARRIWAQVMRDDFGAQDPKSLMLRFHTQTAGVQLTAQQPEVNMVRVAVQALGAVFGGTQSLHTNAFDEAIALPTEKAARLALRTQQVLAYETDATATVDPFAGSYAVEAMTDEVEAATRALMAQVAEMGGAVEAIEAGFQKSQIEQSAYTVARGIEDGSRTVVGVNRFTVEGEERYEPLRVDPAIEHEQRERLQTLRAARDEAAVRRGLDAVRAAGKGTDNVLYPMKEALAARATVGEVCNALRDVWGTYVPPDNF
- a CDS encoding HEAT repeat domain-containing protein; amino-acid sequence: MEDPGLLLEPHADKATLIDAVSDPDPAVRFRACRLLDHHELDRSVATRMLAALQDPNKKVRHAALHTLGCEPCKPDGGECFPVDVAGVTVDVLRNDRSLRVRRSRRGDDVAAADGAAGTPRLPPGTARRDRSRAPVEGGAGPCLRPTLPCLGG
- a CDS encoding nucleotidyltransferase domain-containing protein: MSPSERPGQQSEVPGPVTDARQRALIDQAVVAVNDDDRILAAWLGGSYASGEADAYSDVDLHCLVVDDSAGWFTDHWSETAAAIAGPLVLASNLPGVIGGYALTSDWVHLDLIIHPASMLERTDVEGVKPLYDPTRVVPVQAERSDATRQGDPYFPAAAVDLFFYFLGNLVVTLGRGELIVAHGGIVAVRAGLIDLMLAERGIRRTGGGKRLNPYLDADQRAFLESIPGADVTRDQIAHAVQFIACEFIRRGRALAARTGSIWPMGLEDATITHLQRHLGIDFRAGPVAES
- a CDS encoding GNAT family N-acetyltransferase gives rise to the protein MKLHTERLILREYGLDDFAAVHAYASDPRVAKFVEWGPNRPEDTREFLDTCVRDQQTRPRTTYTLALTEAGGAPFGSVALFARRADAAAMGYVVRPDHWGQGYASEAAAAILHFAFSTLGLHRVQATCRPENIASARVLEKIGMVKEVLLRDHIQIRGQWHDSLLYVATSTPS
- a CDS encoding VOC family protein encodes the protein MLRLGGVVLNVFDVSRSAEFWRAALDYSNAGREELLKPPTNSQAPIILLDEDDRTHLDLWVDSPAESDAEVERLLSLGARRAEWSYPPDADFVVLADPGGTLFCVVNTAG
- a CDS encoding phosphotransferase, whose translation is MTAERIDSRACGSDALVAEIVECFALPRPAGWRDLGGSWTTNLLLDCPEGPLVARVYQGGTLPPRLSAVQAARRAVAAAGIPTPQPISAVDGRSLATLRCGRLVEVEAYVRWNERMNTVPLLQRGFAVLAQVHDILRTAPLPSAARTTCNANHVFSAEASAASRRGSERIRGWSDPALSEFADQVVRHVDVVTAAEEPLRDQQLCQVVHGDFWDNNVLFADGLLVAVLDFDFMAERPRVDDLALAMWFFLLEPAKGLPGEVERAQLRAFVDAYDDAAAVSLSPEERTALPLAIARQPAWSVGRWVVELDEDDAVRHARDAAAELPVAQAIIEDLPLWQRALGPRDQ
- a CDS encoding PPOX class F420-dependent oxidoreductase, coding for MAFDDRVKGLLDGRSFAVLATLNPDGTPQTSVIWVARDGDALIFTTHDHRQKARNLRRDPRASVTVFPPDDPYRTANIRGTVELIDDPDRALSVTLTRRYLGQDPPADPPGSNRLIGRLTPEHISGFSA
- a CDS encoding VOC family protein, with amino-acid sequence MRATKVMVNLPVADIDAAREFYSDFLGLSTEEMNLGWVARFQTPDGRAELQVVTRDATAPENPVASIAVDDVDAAYAGARERGYEIVHPLTDEPWGLRRFFVRTPDGSVLNINSHPA